Proteins co-encoded in one Salvia splendens isolate huo1 chromosome 4, SspV2, whole genome shotgun sequence genomic window:
- the LOC121797897 gene encoding E3 ubiquitin-protein ligase KEG-like produces MTEQISPVVHFDFELYDGDPDRLKTVDATPVFPSSYIDPASLKLKYRIGHGLFGDVWVATHHRSGKDYDQYHEVVVKMLHSIKEGHENEFLRRFEEVWRNSKSQNLQGVCWLHGISIISGKICIALKSYEGSVGDRMAQMNGGKLSLADVLRYGIELAKEIQLLHQIGLLVLNLKPNNFLLDEGGHVVLGDFGVPYLLLGIPWRDPQVAVRLGSLNYIAPEQWQPGVRGPISYETDSWGFACSIIEMLTGTPPWFGRSPEEMHHSVVVRQERPCVPCGLPPAVEEVLKGCFENDFRNRPLMSDILQAFESSRKAVYSNGSWSNQGSNLNVNKPHCSGYTTWYLSKDRLEIGDTVRSRKDISTCKPVSLVVKEGVVVGLEKDGERDAFVLVQIPSMHNQLRLNAVTIERVTLGFASGDWVQLIKGNEQHASLGILHYIHRDGTAGAGFLGLDTLWRGHYSELRVVEPFSVGQSVRLKADIATPQFEWPHKRGGSWASGRISRVLPNGCLEIKFPGRLVLGDNEHARFLASPEEVERVSFDTCPGLLEKYELAEDFHWAVRPLAIAFGLFTATKIGTFVGRNVVGGLRYRCRRNRKRIADAGNQEGQSNGNPAWLPPKVASIIFKEGTTIASPR; encoded by the exons ATGACTGAACAAATTTCGCCGGTAGTCCATTTTGATTTCGAGCTTTATGATGGGGATCCTGATCGGTTGAAAACTGTTGACGCTACACCTGTGTTTCCCAGCTCGTATATTGATCCTGCGTCTTTGAAACTCAAGTACAGGATCGGGCACGGACTTTTTGGTGATGTTTGGGTAGCCACGCATCATCGGTCCGGAAAGGACTATGATCAGTATCATGAGGTTGTGGTTAAGATGTTACATTCGATAAAGGAGGGTCACGAAAATGAGTTTCTTCGTAGGTTCGAAGAAGTATGGAGGAATTCAAAGTCCCAAAACTTGCAAGGTGTCTGTTGGTTGCACGGTATCTCTATCATATCCGGGAAG ATCTGCATAGCATTGAAATCGTACGAGGGGTCAGTAGGTGACAGGATGGCGCAGATGAATGGAGGAAAGCTTTCATTAGCCGATGTTCTGAG GTATGGTATTGAATTGGCGAAAGAAATTCAACTACTGCACCAAATAGGTCTCCTAGTTCTGAACCTTAAGCCGAACAATTTCCTTCTTGATGAAGGCGGCCATGTTGTCCTTGGAGACTTTGGGGTCCCTTACTTGCTTCTCGGGATTCCTTGGCGTGATCCTCAAGTAGCTGTGAGGCTCGGAAGCCTCAACTACATAGCACCCGAACAATGGCAACCTGGAGTGAGAGGTCCAATATCCTACGAGACTGATTCGTGGGGATTCGCCTGCAGCATTATCGAAATGCTGACTGGCACTCCACCCTGGTTCGGGAGATCCCCGGAGGAGATGCACCATTCTGTTGTAGTACGCCAAGAAAGGCCCTGCGTTCCATGTGGCCTTCCTCCTGCAGTAGAAGAAGTCCTGAAAGGCTGTTTCGAGAATGACTTTCGCAACCGGCCTCTAATGTCAGACATTCTACAAGCATTTGAAAG CTCGCGAAAGGCTGTTTACAGCAACGGGTCGTGGAGTAACCAGGGGAGCAATCTGAATGTGAATAAGCCACACTGCAGTGGCTATACCACATGGTACCTCTCGAAAGATCGCCTTGAGATTGGTGATACAGTTCGTTCGAGGAAGGATATAAGCACTTGCAAGCCCGTTAGTTTGGTTGTAAAGGAAGGAGTTGTGGTCGGGCTTGAGAAGGATGGCGAAAGGGATGCATTCGTGCTGGTTCAAATCCCTAGCATGCACAATCAGCTTAGGCTGAATGCCGTAACCATAGAGAGGGTCACCTTGGGCTTTGCATCGGGGGATTGGGTGCAACTGATAAAAGGAAACGAGCAGCACGCATCTCTCGGGATTTTGCACTACATTCACCGCGATGGAACTGCTGGCGCCGGCTTCTTGGGGCTGGATACTCTATGGAGGGGACATTACTCCGAGCTCAGAGTCGTGGAGCCATTCTCGGTCGGGCAGTCCGTGAGGCTGAAGGCCGACATCGCCACACCCCAATTCGAGTGGCCTCATAAACGGGGAGGCTCGTGGGCGAGTGGAAGAATCTCGCGCGTTCTTCCGAACGGCTGCCTGGAGATTAAATTCCCGGGAAGGCTCGTCCTCGGAGACAACGAACACGCTCGTTTCTTGGCTAGCCCCGAGGAAGTGGAGCGCGTCTCATTCGACACGTGTCCCGGCCTTTTGGAGAAGTACGAACTGGCCGAAGATTTTCACTGGGCGGTGCGGCCTCTGGCAATCGCATTCGGCCTGTTCACAGCCACGAAAATAGGCACCTTTGTTGGAAGAAACGTCGTTGGAGGGCTACGGTATAGATGTCGAAGGAACCGGAAGCGGATCGCCGACGCCGGCAATCAAGAGGGCCAAAGTAATGGCAACCCAGCATGGCTCCCTCCAAAAGTTGCTAGTATCATCTTTAAAGAAGGCACCACCATAGCAAGTCCTCGTTGA
- the LOC121801247 gene encoding PTI1-like tyrosine-protein kinase At3g15890, whose product MDFFSYFCCGRGSDRKTQGKKETSWRIFSLKELQLATNNFNYDNKLGEGGFGSVYWGQLWDGSQIAVKRLKSWSNKAEVEFSVEVEILARVQHKNLLTLRGYCAEGQERLIIYDYMTNLSLLSHLHGQHSAESHLDWTRRMNIALGAAEGIVYLHHYATPHIIHRDIKASNVLLDSDFRAQVADFGFAKFIPDGATHVTTRVKGTLGYLAPEYAMLGKASESCDVYSFGILLLELASGKKPLEKLSSTTKRPITDLALPLACEQKFSELADARLDGKYNEEELKRVVLVGLICAHSQPEKRPTMLEVVALLKGDKEKFAALESDEMFKSPPAADDSCESVSDEKEQNQEIENV is encoded by the exons ATGGATTTCTTCTCATATTTTTGCTGTGGTAGGGGTTCAGATCG GAAAACCCAAGGGAAAAAGGAGACATCATGGAGGATTTTTTCTCTGAAAGAATTGCAATTGGCTACAAACAATTTCAACTATGATAACAAGCTCGGAGAAGGTGGATTTGGCAGTGTTTATTGGGGTCAGCTATGGGATGGTTCGCAA ATTGCTGTAAAAAGGTTAAAGTCATGGAGTAACAAGGCGGAGGTTGAGTTTTCTGTTGAAGTCGAGATACTTGCACGTGTACAGCACAAAAATTTGCTAACTTTACGCGGCTATTGTGCTGAAGGGCAAGAGCGTCTGATTATCTACGACTACATGACCAATCTGAGCCTACTGTCACATCTTCACGGGCAACACTCTGCTGAAAGTCATCTCGACTGGACAAGGCGGATGAACATTGCTCTCGGTGCTGCTGAGGGCATCGT CTATCTACACCATTATGCTACCCCACACATAATCCACAGAGACATCAAAGCCAGCAACGTGCTGCTAGATTCCGACTTCAGAGCTCAAGTTGCTGATTTCGGATTTGCAAAGTTTATACCTGATGGTGCAACGCATGTGACCACGAGGGTCAAGGGTACTCTCGGCTACCTTGCCCCAGAGTACGCGATGTTAGGCAAGGCATCTGAGAGCTGTGACGTTTACAGTTTCGGCATTCTCCTGCTCGAGCTTGCTAGTGGCAAGAAGCCGCTAGAGAAGCTCAGTTCAACGACGAAACGTCCGATCACAGACTTGGCTCTGCCCCTGGCTTGCGAACAGAAGTTCAGCGAACTTGCAGATGCGAGGCTTGATGGGAAGTACAACGAAGAGGAGCTGAAGAGAGTCGTCTTGGTCGGACTGATCTGTGCACATAGTCAGCCGGAGAAGAGACCGACGATGCTAGAGGTGGTGGCGCTGCTCAAAGGAGACAAGGAGAAGTTTGCTGCGTTAGAAAGCGATGAAATGTTCAAGAGCCCTCCTGCTGCAGATGACAGCTGTGAATCTGTCTCAGATGAGAAAGAACAGAATCAAGAAATCGAAAATGTTTAA